The proteins below are encoded in one region of Rhodoluna lacicola:
- the truA gene encoding tRNA pseudouridine(38-40) synthase TruA: protein MNKPVDPSVDGFIRYRIDLAYDGTNYWGFAAQKKHRTVQGELLKALTTVFGKSKTAFDMRVAGRTDAGVHATGQVIHIDLTQKQLKRLGRTVGMMGSLNDLLPQDIRIYSVSEAPAGFDARYSASYRRYRYVIADKLAPKNPLLARSTLWIKHELDLVQMQASALGLIGLHDYASFCRPKLGATTIREVRELTVKRNPDAGNVIEVEILADAFCHNMVRAIVGALIAAGEGKTTPDGVIKRLEKRSRIGSFKVQPPHGLTLIEVGYPADDKLAAQAEMAKNLRTLDEAED from the coding sequence ATGAATAAGCCCGTCGACCCATCGGTTGACGGGTTTATTCGTTACCGGATTGACCTGGCCTACGACGGCACCAATTACTGGGGCTTCGCAGCGCAGAAGAAGCACCGCACAGTGCAGGGAGAATTGCTCAAGGCACTGACTACCGTTTTTGGTAAATCCAAGACTGCGTTCGATATGCGAGTTGCCGGCCGCACCGATGCTGGTGTCCACGCCACCGGCCAGGTAATTCACATTGACCTCACCCAAAAGCAGCTAAAGCGCCTGGGTCGCACGGTTGGCATGATGGGCAGCCTGAATGACCTGCTTCCTCAAGACATCCGCATTTACTCCGTTTCCGAGGCTCCAGCCGGCTTTGACGCCCGATACTCGGCCTCCTACCGCCGGTATCGCTACGTAATTGCCGACAAATTGGCCCCAAAAAACCCGCTTTTGGCCCGTTCAACCCTGTGGATCAAGCACGAGCTTGACCTGGTCCAGATGCAGGCCTCGGCCCTGGGCCTAATTGGATTGCACGACTACGCCTCATTTTGCCGCCCCAAACTTGGGGCAACCACCATCCGTGAGGTTCGCGAACTTACCGTAAAGCGCAACCCCGATGCCGGGAACGTTATCGAGGTCGAGATTTTGGCCGATGCCTTCTGCCACAACATGGTGCGTGCTATCGTGGGGGCTCTAATTGCCGCGGGGGAGGGTAAAACTACTCCTGATGGCGTGATCAAGCGTCTTGAAAAGCGCTCAAGAATTGGCTCATTCAAGGTCCAACCGCCACACGGTTTGACCCTGATTGAGGTGGGTTATCCGGCCGACGACAAGCTCGCGGCACAGGCCGAGATGGCCAAGAATCTGCGGACTTTAGACGAGGCCGAGGACTGA
- the rplQ gene encoding 50S ribosomal protein L17, translating to MAAPTKGPRLGGGPAHERLLLRNMATSLIKHGKITTTETKAKRLRPLAERLVTFAKRGDLHARRRVMTMITDKSVVHELFTNIAPQVADRQGGYTRITKLGFRKGDNAPLALIELVLEPVNPKAINKKPKLENAVKATAGTAAAVSEPVEELSDASETAAETVAEAPAAAVEAPVVEEAAAEAAGTEETPAEETPEA from the coding sequence ATGGCAGCCCCAACTAAAGGCCCACGTCTAGGAGGCGGACCAGCTCACGAGCGTCTGCTTCTTCGCAACATGGCAACTTCGTTGATCAAGCACGGCAAGATCACCACAACTGAGACCAAGGCCAAGCGTCTTCGTCCACTTGCTGAGCGTCTAGTAACTTTCGCAAAGCGCGGAGACCTACACGCTCGTCGCCGTGTGATGACCATGATCACCGATAAGTCTGTTGTGCACGAACTGTTCACCAACATTGCACCTCAGGTTGCAGACCGTCAGGGTGGCTACACTCGCATCACCAAGCTAGGTTTCCGTAAGGGCGACAACGCTCCTTTGGCACTGATCGAGCTTGTTCTTGAGCCAGTGAACCCAAAGGCAATTAACAAGAAGCCAAAGCTTGAGAACGCTGTGAAGGCAACTGCTGGAACCGCGGCAGCGGTTTCAGAACCAGTCGAGGAACTATCGGACGCTAGCGAGACAGCTGCTGAGACAGTTGCTGAGGCTCCGGCCGCTGCAGTTGAAGCTCCAGTAGTTGAAGAGGCAGCAGCGGAAGCAGCTGGAACCGAAGAGACTCCAGCTGAAGAGACCCCAGAGGCTTAA
- a CDS encoding DNA-directed RNA polymerase subunit alpha has protein sequence MLIAQRPSLHEEVLSSNRSRFSLEPLEPGFGYTLGNSLRRTLLSSIPGAAVTNIRIEGVRHEFSTIEGVKEDVTEIILNIKDLVVSSEHDAPVVAHLRKQTAGVVTAADIQVPAGVEVHNPELVIATINAKAKFEVELTIERGRGYVQASQNRNPDADAGVIPIDSIYSPVLKVSYRVEATRAGEFTNFDKLIVDVETKPSITPRDAVASAGSTLVELFGLARELNTAAEGIEIGPAPVEAGLSPELAMPIEDLDLTVRSYNCLKREGINTVSELIALSEDQLMNIRNFGSKSVDEVRDKLISMGLKFKDAVPGFDAAYFSSAYDEDDQA, from the coding sequence GTGCTAATTGCACAGCGTCCATCACTTCACGAAGAAGTACTTTCATCAAACCGTTCACGTTTCTCACTTGAGCCACTTGAGCCAGGTTTTGGTTACACACTTGGAAACTCACTTCGTCGTACCCTGTTGTCATCTATTCCAGGTGCAGCAGTTACCAACATTCGCATCGAGGGTGTTCGTCACGAGTTCAGCACCATCGAAGGTGTAAAAGAAGACGTAACTGAGATCATCTTGAACATCAAGGATCTAGTTGTTTCATCTGAGCACGATGCACCTGTAGTTGCCCACCTTCGCAAGCAGACCGCTGGCGTTGTAACAGCAGCTGACATTCAGGTCCCTGCAGGTGTTGAGGTTCACAACCCAGAGCTAGTTATTGCAACTATCAATGCAAAGGCAAAGTTTGAGGTTGAGCTAACCATCGAGCGTGGCCGTGGCTACGTTCAGGCATCTCAGAACCGCAACCCAGATGCAGATGCTGGTGTGATTCCGATCGACTCGATCTACTCACCAGTTCTAAAGGTTTCTTACCGCGTCGAGGCAACTCGTGCCGGTGAGTTCACAAACTTCGACAAGCTAATTGTTGATGTTGAGACCAAGCCATCAATCACTCCTCGCGATGCAGTTGCATCTGCAGGTTCTACTTTGGTTGAACTATTCGGTCTTGCTCGCGAGCTAAACACTGCAGCAGAAGGTATCGAGATCGGCCCAGCACCTGTAGAGGCTGGCCTATCACCTGAGCTTGCAATGCCTATCGAAGACCTGGACCTAACCGTCCGTTCATACAACTGCCTAAAGCGTGAAGGCATCAACACCGTGTCAGAGCTAATTGCTCTTTCAGAGGACCAGTTGATGAACATCCGCAACTTCGGCAGCAAGTCTGTTGATGAAGTTCGCGACAAGCTAATTTCTATGGGACTTAAGTTCAAGGATGCTGTACCAGGTTTTGACGCAGCGTACTTCAGCTCGGCATACGACGAGGACGACCAGGCGTAA
- the rpsK gene encoding 30S ribosomal protein S11, which produces MAAPKAAAGARKPRKKDKKNIAVGQAHIKSTFNNTIISITDTTGAVISWSSSGDVGFKGSRKSTPFAAQLAAEAAARKAQEHGLKKVDVFVKGPGSGRETAIRSLQAAGLEVGSISDVTPQPHNGCRPPKRRRV; this is translated from the coding sequence ATGGCAGCACCTAAGGCAGCAGCGGGAGCACGCAAGCCTCGCAAGAAGGACAAAAAGAATATTGCTGTTGGTCAGGCTCACATCAAGTCGACCTTCAACAACACAATCATTTCGATCACTGACACCACCGGTGCAGTTATCTCATGGTCATCATCAGGTGATGTTGGCTTCAAGGGTTCACGTAAGTCAACTCCTTTCGCAGCGCAGCTAGCAGCAGAAGCAGCGGCTCGCAAGGCGCAGGAGCACGGCCTAAAGAAGGTTGACGTTTTCGTAAAGGGCCCAGGCTCTGGTCGCGAAACTGCAATCCGTTCACTACAGGCCGCAGGTCTTGAGGTTGGTTCAATCTCTGACGTGACTCCACAGCCTCACAACGGTTGCCGCCCTCCAAAGCGTCGCCGCGTTTAG
- the rpsM gene encoding 30S ribosomal protein S13 — translation MARVAGADIPDAKRVEIALTYIYGIGRTRSAKILTETKIDKNIRVKDLTDDQLVAIRDHIEGNFKVEGDLRRDVNADIRRKVEIGSYEGIRHRKGLPVRGQRTKTNARTRKGPKRTVAGKKKAAR, via the coding sequence ATGGCACGTGTTGCCGGAGCCGATATTCCAGACGCAAAGCGCGTCGAAATCGCACTTACCTACATTTACGGAATTGGCCGTACTCGCTCAGCAAAGATTTTGACTGAGACCAAAATTGACAAAAACATCCGCGTAAAGGACCTTACCGACGATCAGTTGGTTGCTATTCGTGACCACATCGAAGGAAACTTCAAGGTTGAGGGTGACCTCCGCCGTGATGTTAACGCAGACATTCGCCGCAAGGTTGAGATCGGTTCATACGAAGGTATTCGCCACCGCAAGGGTCTTCCAGTTCGTGGCCAGCGCACCAAAACAAACGCACGTACTCGCAAGGGTCCAAAGCGTACCGTAGCCGGCAAGAAGAAGGCTGCTCGTTAA
- the rpmJ gene encoding 50S ribosomal protein L36: protein MKVNPSVKKICDKCKVIRRHGRVMVICDNPRHKQRQG from the coding sequence ATGAAGGTTAACCCAAGCGTTAAGAAGATCTGCGACAAGTGCAAAGTCATTCGTCGTCACGGTCGCGTCATGGTTATCTGCGACAACCCACGTCACAAGCAGCGCCAGGGTTAA
- the infA gene encoding translation initiation factor IF-1, with translation MASKDGVIEIEGSVVEALPNAFFRVELDNGHKVLAHISGKMRQHYIRILPEDRVIVELSTYDLSRGRIIYRYK, from the coding sequence ATGGCCAGTAAAGACGGTGTCATCGAGATCGAAGGTTCGGTCGTCGAAGCTCTACCAAACGCGTTTTTTCGCGTGGAACTAGACAACGGTCACAAGGTACTAGCCCACATCTCAGGCAAGATGCGCCAGCACTACATTCGTATCCTCCCAGAGGACCGCGTGATTGTGGAGCTAAGCACATACGACCTGAGCCGTGGTCGCATCATTTATCGCTACAAATAA
- the map gene encoding type I methionyl aminopeptidase, giving the protein MARHGFELKTNEQIILMREAGLATAAALKAVRQAIKPGISTLELDKIADDTINALGGHSNFQLVPGYSHTICASINDEVVHGIPAVNRILQAGDIVSIDCGAEIGEWNGDSAITVIVPGETNPDTLARRQKLSDVTESSLWAGIAALAKAKHLNQVGEAIQDYIEAQGQKDGINYGILEEYVGHGIGRSMHEDPAVYNYRVRGNGPKVIPGLVVAIEPMVTAGSAVTKVLGDGWTVSTKDASDASHWEHSVAVHDRGIWVLTAEDGGASGLAPFGVVPVPLN; this is encoded by the coding sequence ATGGCACGTCACGGGTTTGAATTAAAAACCAACGAACAAATAATCCTCATGCGTGAGGCAGGCTTGGCCACGGCCGCTGCCCTAAAGGCTGTTCGTCAAGCCATCAAGCCCGGCATTTCCACCCTTGAACTAGACAAAATCGCCGACGACACCATCAACGCACTGGGTGGCCACTCAAACTTTCAACTGGTGCCTGGCTACAGCCACACCATCTGTGCCTCAATCAACGACGAGGTGGTCCACGGAATCCCTGCCGTAAATCGCATTTTGCAGGCCGGCGACATCGTCTCCATCGACTGCGGCGCCGAAATCGGTGAGTGGAACGGCGACAGCGCCATCACCGTAATCGTGCCTGGTGAAACCAACCCCGATACCCTTGCTCGTCGCCAAAAGCTGTCGGACGTAACCGAGAGCTCACTTTGGGCCGGAATTGCCGCCTTAGCTAAGGCCAAGCACCTAAACCAGGTGGGCGAGGCGATTCAGGACTACATCGAGGCCCAGGGTCAAAAAGACGGAATCAACTACGGAATTCTCGAAGAATACGTGGGCCACGGCATTGGTCGGTCAATGCATGAGGATCCGGCGGTTTACAACTATCGGGTTCGCGGAAATGGGCCAAAAGTAATACCTGGCCTAGTCGTTGCCATTGAACCCATGGTCACGGCAGGATCTGCGGTAACTAAGGTTTTGGGCGATGGCTGGACTGTGTCTACCAAGGATGCCTCCGATGCAAGCCACTGGGAACATTCGGTGGCGGTCCATGACCGAGGCATATGGGTTTTGACCGCCGAGGATGGGGGAGCCTCAGGACTTGCCCCATTCGGTGTAGTTCCGGTTCCGCTTAACTAG
- a CDS encoding adenylate kinase, translating into MIRLLLIGAPGAGKGTQAEKLSAAYSIPAISTGDIFRHNVKNETELGKQAKAFMDRGEYVPDSLTNDLVRDRLSQDDAKSGFLLDGYPRTAEQVAELDSILEAQGNKLDVVVQLTADTDEVVRRLLNRAIEQGRADDTEDVIRRRLEVYEEQTAPLTSVYAGRGLLVTVDGLGEVEEVTGRILEALNARTSSN; encoded by the coding sequence GTGATCCGCCTACTCTTGATTGGCGCCCCAGGTGCCGGCAAGGGTACCCAGGCAGAGAAGCTTTCAGCTGCCTACAGCATCCCTGCAATTTCAACCGGAGACATCTTTCGTCACAACGTAAAGAATGAAACTGAGCTTGGAAAGCAGGCCAAGGCGTTCATGGATCGCGGCGAGTACGTTCCAGATTCACTAACCAATGACCTTGTTCGCGATCGCCTTTCTCAAGACGACGCAAAGTCAGGTTTTTTGCTTGACGGCTATCCGCGCACCGCTGAGCAGGTTGCCGAACTTGATTCAATTCTTGAGGCACAGGGCAACAAGCTTGACGTGGTTGTGCAACTAACTGCAGACACCGATGAAGTTGTGCGTCGTCTTTTGAACCGCGCAATCGAACAGGGTCGCGCCGACGACACCGAGGACGTGATTCGTCGCCGCCTTGAGGTTTACGAAGAGCAGACCGCTCCACTTACTTCTGTATACGCAGGTCGTGGACTTTTGGTAACCGTTGACGGACTTGGCGAAGTTGAAGAAGTTACCGGCCGCATTCTTGAGGCGCTAAACGCCCGCACTTCTTCCAACTAA
- the secY gene encoding preprotein translocase subunit SecY — MISAIVRAFRTPDLRNKLAFTLAIVAIFRLGSFIPAPFVDYGNVQKCLAQTQNTSGLYELVNLFSGGALLQLSIFALGIMPYITASIITQLLRVVIPRFETLYKEGAAGQATLTQYTRYLTIALGVLQSTTLIAVARQGALFGADCVLPILTDSSPIAVTLMVITMTAGTGLIMWMGELVTERGVGNGMSLLIFTSIAAQFPSSLLSIAETKSIETLLIVIAIGVVVVGLVILVEQSQRRIPVQYAKRMVGRRTYGGQSTYIPIKVNMAGVVPVIFASSLLYLPALIAQFNQPDANGQVAGWVTWVSTYLTQGDSPLYMAIYFFLILGFTYFYVAITFNPEEVADNMKQYGGFVPGIRAGRPTMEFLEFVLSRITFAGAIYLGLIALIPLVAFTAIGANQNFPFGGTSILIIVGVGLDTVKQINAQMQQRNYEGLLK, encoded by the coding sequence TTGATTAGCGCTATTGTTCGTGCATTCCGCACTCCGGATCTACGTAACAAGCTTGCGTTTACGCTTGCGATCGTTGCCATTTTCCGTTTGGGCTCGTTTATCCCTGCCCCATTCGTTGACTATGGCAACGTTCAAAAGTGTCTAGCTCAGACCCAGAACACCTCAGGTCTTTACGAACTCGTAAACCTATTCTCTGGTGGCGCTCTTCTTCAGCTTTCTATCTTTGCGTTGGGCATCATGCCTTACATCACCGCATCGATCATCACTCAGCTACTTCGCGTAGTTATTCCTCGCTTCGAAACCCTTTATAAAGAGGGTGCCGCAGGCCAGGCAACTCTTACTCAGTACACTCGCTACCTAACCATCGCTCTTGGTGTTCTTCAGTCAACAACTTTGATTGCTGTTGCTCGCCAGGGTGCATTGTTTGGTGCTGACTGTGTGCTTCCTATTCTTACCGACTCATCACCGATTGCGGTTACCCTCATGGTCATCACCATGACTGCGGGTACCGGTCTGATCATGTGGATGGGTGAGCTAGTCACCGAGCGCGGTGTTGGTAACGGTATGTCACTTCTTATCTTCACCTCGATTGCCGCACAGTTCCCTTCATCTCTTTTGAGCATCGCAGAGACCAAGAGCATCGAGACCCTACTGATCGTTATCGCTATCGGTGTTGTTGTGGTTGGCCTGGTTATCTTGGTTGAGCAGTCACAGCGCCGCATTCCTGTTCAGTACGCAAAGCGCATGGTTGGACGCCGCACCTACGGTGGGCAGAGCACCTACATTCCAATCAAGGTAAACATGGCTGGTGTTGTTCCAGTTATCTTTGCTTCGTCACTTCTTTACCTACCGGCTCTGATCGCTCAGTTCAACCAGCCAGACGCCAACGGTCAGGTTGCCGGTTGGGTTACCTGGGTTTCTACCTACCTAACTCAGGGTGACAGCCCGCTTTACATGGCAATCTACTTCTTCCTGATTCTTGGATTCACCTACTTCTATGTAGCAATTACCTTCAACCCTGAAGAAGTTGCCGACAACATGAAGCAGTACGGTGGTTTCGTGCCTGGTATTCGTGCCGGTCGCCCAACCATGGAATTCCTGGAGTTTGTGCTTTCACGCATCACCTTCGCCGGTGCTATCTACCTAGGTCTCATTGCTTTGATTCCTTTGGTGGCCTTCACCGCTATTGGTGCAAACCAGAACTTCCCATTCGGTGGAACTTCAATCCTCATCATCGTTGGTGTTGGTCTTGACACTGTCAAGCAGATCAACGCTCAGATGCAACAGCGAAACTACGAAGGTCTTCTAAAGTGA
- the rplO gene encoding 50S ribosomal protein L15: protein MAEEKSTAAKKPAAAKAAPAKAAAPKAAKAEETEAKAAAPKAAAAKKAAKPAAEKSNVLKLHHLRPAPGSKKDRTRVGRGEGSKGKTSGRGTKGTKARYQVRPGFEGGGVRLVMRTPKLRGFKNPFRVEYQVVNVETLAEMFPAGGNVTVADLVAKGLVRKNEPVKVLGNGDIAVKLNITVDKVSESAKTKIVAAGGTVN from the coding sequence ATGGCTGAAGAAAAGTCAACCGCTGCAAAGAAGCCAGCTGCTGCAAAAGCAGCTCCTGCAAAGGCAGCAGCTCCAAAGGCTGCAAAGGCTGAAGAGACCGAAGCAAAAGCAGCAGCTCCAAAGGCTGCCGCTGCCAAGAAGGCTGCAAAGCCTGCCGCTGAGAAGTCAAACGTTCTAAAGCTTCACCACTTGCGTCCGGCTCCGGGCTCAAAGAAGGACCGCACTCGTGTTGGTCGTGGTGAGGGTTCAAAGGGTAAGACTTCAGGTCGTGGTACCAAGGGTACAAAGGCTCGTTACCAGGTTCGTCCAGGCTTCGAAGGTGGTGGTGTGCGTCTAGTAATGCGTACTCCAAAGCTTCGCGGTTTCAAGAACCCATTCCGCGTTGAGTACCAGGTAGTTAACGTAGAAACTCTTGCCGAGATGTTCCCAGCAGGCGGAAACGTGACCGTCGCTGATCTAGTAGCCAAGGGTCTTGTTCGCAAGAACGAGCCTGTAAAGGTCCTAGGAAACGGCGACATCGCGGTTAAACTAAACATCACTGTCGACAAGGTATCTGAGTCTGCAAAGACCAAGATCGTCGCAGCTGGCGGAACTGTTAACTAA
- the rpmD gene encoding 50S ribosomal protein L30, translating into MATRLKVTQIKSSIGNKPNQRETLRTLGLKRIGDIIVKEDSKSVRGMVSTVAHLVKVEEIN; encoded by the coding sequence ATGGCAACTCGCCTAAAGGTAACCCAGATCAAGAGCTCGATTGGCAACAAGCCAAACCAGCGCGAGACCCTTCGCACTCTAGGACTAAAGCGAATTGGCGACATCATCGTCAAGGAAGATTCAAAGTCTGTGCGCGGCATGGTTAGCACTGTTGCACACCTAGTAAAGGTTGAGGAGATCAACTAA
- the rpsE gene encoding 30S ribosomal protein S5, whose amino-acid sequence MSENKEQTVSTETTGAASTVVEATETNERDARRGSRERAPRNDRRERETEKSPFLERVVTINRVSKVVKGGRRFSFTALVVVGDGNGLVGVGYGKSKEVPSAIAKGVEEAKKNFFRVPRIASTIPHPVQGEAAAGVVLLRPAAAGTGVIAGGPVRAVLECAGVHDVLSKSLGSSNTINIVHATIEALRQLEEPAAVAARRGLSLEEVAPAGLLRQQKAGA is encoded by the coding sequence ATGTCTGAAAACAAGGAGCAAACAGTGTCAACTGAGACAACTGGAGCAGCATCAACTGTTGTTGAGGCTACAGAAACCAACGAGCGCGACGCACGTCGCGGTTCACGCGAGCGTGCACCACGCAACGATCGTCGTGAGCGCGAAACCGAGAAGAGCCCATTCCTAGAGCGCGTTGTTACAATCAACCGCGTTTCAAAGGTTGTAAAGGGTGGACGTCGTTTCAGCTTCACCGCTCTAGTAGTTGTCGGTGACGGCAACGGTCTAGTTGGCGTTGGCTACGGAAAGTCAAAAGAAGTTCCATCAGCTATTGCTAAGGGTGTAGAAGAAGCCAAGAAGAACTTCTTCCGCGTTCCTCGCATCGCAAGCACAATTCCTCACCCGGTTCAGGGCGAGGCAGCTGCTGGTGTTGTACTTCTTCGTCCTGCAGCAGCGGGTACCGGTGTTATCGCCGGTGGTCCTGTTCGTGCGGTACTTGAGTGTGCCGGAGTTCACGATGTGCTTTCAAAGTCATTGGGATCTTCAAACACCATCAACATCGTTCACGCCACCATTGAGGCACTGCGTCAGCTCGAAGAGCCAGCAGCAGTTGCAGCACGTCGTGGCCTATCGCTAGAAGAAGTTGCTCCGGCAGGTCTTCTTCGTCAGCAGAAGGCTGGTGCATAA
- the rplR gene encoding 50S ribosomal protein L18: MGLIPKTRGKSKSAARGRRHLRLRKKIAGDALRPRLVVTRSARHVFVQVVDDTKGITLVSASTMEAEMRKSSDDKSAKSKAVGLLIAERAKKAGISEVVFDRGGNKYAGRVAAIADGAREGGLVL; the protein is encoded by the coding sequence ATGGGTCTCATTCCTAAGACTCGCGGCAAGAGCAAGTCAGCCGCTCGTGGTCGTCGCCACCTACGTCTTCGCAAGAAGATTGCCGGTGACGCACTTCGTCCTCGTCTAGTTGTAACTCGTTCAGCACGCCACGTATTCGTCCAGGTAGTTGACGACACCAAGGGCATCACCCTGGTGTCTGCGTCAACCATGGAAGCAGAAATGCGTAAGTCATCTGACGACAAGTCAGCTAAATCAAAGGCTGTTGGTCTACTTATCGCCGAGCGCGCTAAGAAGGCTGGCATCTCAGAAGTTGTATTCGACCGTGGCGGTAACAAGTACGCCGGTCGTGTAGCAGCTATCGCTGACGGCGCACGTGAAGGCGGGTTGGTTCTCTAA
- the rplF gene encoding 50S ribosomal protein L6: protein MSRIGRLPIPVPAGVEVKINGSSIEVKGPKGTLSHEVPAPITIALEDNSIVVTRPDDERVSRSLHGLTRTLIANNIEGVTNGFTKGIEIVGTGYRVTAKGSDLEFALGYSHPILIQPPAGISFVVEGNTKVTVAGINKQAVGEMAANLRKLRKPEPYKGKGVRYAGEVIRRKAGKSGK, encoded by the coding sequence ATGTCACGTATTGGTAGATTGCCGATTCCGGTTCCAGCCGGCGTCGAGGTAAAGATTAACGGTTCTTCAATTGAGGTAAAGGGTCCTAAGGGAACCTTGTCTCACGAAGTTCCAGCTCCGATCACAATTGCACTTGAGGACAACTCAATCGTTGTTACCCGTCCAGACGATGAGCGTGTATCACGTTCACTGCACGGTCTAACTCGCACACTGATCGCAAACAACATCGAGGGTGTAACCAACGGTTTCACCAAGGGTATTGAAATTGTGGGTACCGGTTACCGTGTAACCGCAAAGGGTTCAGACCTAGAGTTCGCTCTTGGTTACTCACACCCAATTCTTATTCAGCCACCTGCTGGCATCAGCTTTGTCGTCGAGGGTAACACCAAGGTGACCGTTGCTGGTATCAACAAGCAGGCTGTTGGTGAAATGGCTGCAAACTTGCGCAAGCTTCGTAAGCCAGAGCCTTACAAGGGCAAGGGTGTTCGTTACGCTGGCGAAGTTATTCGTCGCAAGGCCGGAAAGTCAGGTAAGTAA
- the rpsH gene encoding 30S ribosomal protein S8, protein MTMTDPVADFLTRLRNANSAYHETVSLPYSKLKANIAEILKSEGYVAGIKVEDAEVGKTLTIDLKYGPNRERSLAGIKRVSKPGLRVYAKSTELPRVLGGLGIAILSTSSGLLTDRQAAKKGVGGEVLAYVW, encoded by the coding sequence ATGACAATGACAGATCCGGTTGCAGATTTTCTGACCCGGCTGCGCAACGCAAACTCTGCGTACCACGAAACCGTTAGCCTGCCTTACAGCAAGCTAAAGGCAAACATTGCAGAGATCCTCAAGTCAGAGGGTTACGTTGCTGGCATCAAGGTTGAAGATGCAGAAGTAGGTAAGACACTTACTATCGATCTAAAGTACGGCCCAAACCGCGAGCGTTCACTTGCTGGTATCAAGCGCGTATCAAAGCCAGGTCTTCGCGTTTACGCAAAGTCAACCGAGCTTCCTCGTGTTCTTGGTGGATTGGGTATCGCAATTCTTTCAACTTCATCAGGTCTACTTACTGACCGTCAGGCTGCCAAGAAAGGAGTAGGTGGGGAAGTTCTCGCCTACGTTTGGTAA
- the rplE gene encoding 50S ribosomal protein L5 encodes MATTKTPAKALPRLKAKYRADISAALAKEFGFTNPHQIPNLTKIVVNMGVGDAAKDGKLIDGAIRDLTAITGQKPQVNLARKSIAQFKLREGQAIGAHVTLRGDRMWEFLDRLLNLALPRVRDFRGLSDKQFDGNGNYTFGLQEQTLFHEIDQDKADRARGMDITVVTTARTNDEGRALLRALGFPFKNNDATN; translated from the coding sequence ATGGCTACTACTAAGACTCCAGCAAAGGCACTTCCTCGCCTAAAGGCAAAGTACCGCGCAGACATCTCAGCTGCACTGGCTAAGGAATTTGGTTTTACCAACCCTCACCAGATCCCAAACCTAACCAAGATTGTTGTAAACATGGGTGTTGGTGACGCTGCCAAGGATGGCAAGCTAATCGACGGCGCAATCCGCGACCTAACTGCAATCACTGGTCAGAAGCCTCAGGTTAACTTGGCTCGCAAGTCAATTGCGCAGTTCAAGCTTCGTGAAGGTCAGGCAATTGGCGCACACGTCACCCTTCGCGGTGACCGCATGTGGGAATTCCTTGACCGTCTATTGAACCTAGCTCTTCCTCGTGTTCGCGACTTCCGCGGCTTGAGCGACAAGCAGTTCGATGGCAACGGAAACTACACCTTTGGTCTTCAGGAGCAGACACTGTTCCACGAAATCGACCAGGACAAAGCTGATCGTGCCCGCGGAATGGACATCACTGTTGTGACTACAGCTCGCACCAACGATGAAGGCCGTGCACTACTTAGAGCACTTGGCTTCCCATTCAAGAACAACGACGCTACAAACTAA
- the rplX gene encoding 50S ribosomal protein L24 has translation MASIKKGDTVIVITGRKQDKGGDKGKTGLVLNVDREKNRILVEGINMVTKHTRVGQTDRGGKTGGIEVAEAPIHISNVALVDPSTKKATRIGARLETKTVDGVKKTVRVRVAKKSGKDI, from the coding sequence ATGGCAAGCATTAAAAAGGGCGACACCGTAATCGTTATTACCGGTCGTAAGCAAGACAAGGGTGGCGACAAGGGCAAGACTGGTCTTGTTCTAAACGTTGACCGCGAAAAGAACCGCATCCTGGTTGAAGGCATCAACATGGTTACCAAGCACACTCGCGTAGGTCAGACCGACCGCGGTGGCAAGACTGGTGGCATTGAAGTTGCTGAAGCTCCAATTCACATTTCTAACGTTGCTCTGGTTGACCCGTCAACCAAGAAGGCAACTCGCATCGGTGCTCGTCTTGAGACCAAGACTGTCGATGGCGTTAAGAAGACTGTTCGTGTTCGCGTTGCGAAGAAGTCAGGTAAGGACATCTAA